The Meiothermus cerbereus DSM 11376 genome includes a window with the following:
- a CDS encoding response regulator transcription factor, with product MERILVVEDDPQLAHLVTAALQHQGYTILLAINGLDAVEMAPQADLMVLDLGLPGLGGLEVIRELREADWNLPILVLSAQGSEEIRVRALELGADDYLTKPMSVREMVARVRALLRRSRPTQEIQIGDLRILLKQRQAFRAQQPLDLSPTELDLLLTLAQNPGEVWSRERLLQRVWGAERGSTVDERVVDSYVALLRRKLGDDPKTPRYIETVFGQGYRFVQHT from the coding sequence ATGGAGCGTATCCTGGTTGTCGAAGACGATCCGCAGCTGGCCCACCTGGTAACGGCTGCGCTACAGCACCAAGGTTATACCATCTTACTGGCAATCAACGGCCTGGATGCGGTAGAGATGGCGCCCCAGGCCGACCTGATGGTGCTTGACCTGGGCTTGCCGGGGCTGGGTGGCCTCGAGGTGATACGTGAGCTGCGCGAGGCCGATTGGAACCTGCCCATCCTGGTGCTGAGCGCTCAGGGCAGCGAGGAAATTCGGGTGCGGGCCTTAGAGCTGGGAGCAGACGACTACCTCACCAAGCCCATGAGCGTGCGGGAGATGGTCGCGCGGGTGCGGGCCCTCCTGCGGCGCAGCCGACCCACACAGGAAATCCAGATTGGCGATCTGCGCATTTTGCTCAAGCAACGCCAGGCCTTCCGGGCCCAACAGCCCCTGGATCTGTCCCCTACCGAACTCGATTTATTGCTGACCCTGGCCCAGAACCCTGGCGAGGTCTGGAGCCGCGAACGCCTGCTTCAGCGGGTCTGGGGGGCCGAGCGCGGCAGTACAGTAGACGAGCGGGTGGTGGACAGCTATGTGGCCCTGCTGCGGCGTAAACTAGGCGACGACCCCAAAACCCCGCGCTATATCGAAACCGTTTTTGGACAGGGCTATCGGTTTGTTCAACACACCTGA